One Gossypium raimondii isolate GPD5lz chromosome 3, ASM2569854v1, whole genome shotgun sequence genomic window carries:
- the LOC105796159 gene encoding probable polygalacturonase At3g15720, with translation MQLAFGFALSLWFGFAFGNGFFSEETISAFNFGLENEIFNEQVISSFSVMDYGATGNGQIDDSQAFNKAWKDICNANAGGETVTLEIPRGKTFLLNPLVFQGPCKAKAIRIQLGGTLIAPLSTSWANEGVDTWIQFSNVDNLYLDGDGKIDGRGSIWWQSCMKKSVYGIFFDCKRRPGALHFNNCNGLQLKGLTHLNSPRAHISIKNCKDVIVSDLKISAPDESPNTDGIDISDSTSVQILQSIIATGDDCVAINAGSSFINITGVVCGPGHGISIGSLGDGGAYDTVEQVHVKNCTLRDTQNGVRIKTFQGCSGYARKISFEKIVLSNARNPIIINQFYQDKGKFSKGIMKAGAIEISDVTYSDIRGTSANDQAIDLRCDNVVGCRNIVMRNIDITPGVDCPKTYTVCNNAHGTATETQPRVPCLYRYGDRTVTWRGATREGVVPGGGVARLGGVALARRRYIHAGVTRARGKAGSVVALEADPSC, from the exons ATGCAGCTTGCTTTTGGTTTTGCACTGTCTCTTTGGTTTGGTTTTGCTTTCGGAAATGGATTCTTCAGTGAAGAAACTATTTCTGCTTTTAATTTTGGTCtcgaaaatgaaattttcaatgaGCAAGTAATTTCTTCCTTTAGTGTTATGGATTATGGAGCTACTGGAAATGGCCAGATAGATGACTCTCAA GCATTCAATAAAGCTTGGAAGGATATTTGTAATGCAAATGCGGGCGGAGAAACTGTAACACTTGAAATCCCGCGAGGGAAAACATTCCTTCTAAACCCACTTGTTTTTCAGGGTCCATGCAAGGCCAAAGCCATTCGTATTCag CTTGGTGGAACCCTAATTGCACCCCTAAGCACATCATGGGCAAATGAAGGAGTGGATACTtggattcaattttcaaatgttGACAACCTTTATCTTGATGGAGATGGCAAAATTGATGGCAGGGGTTCTATTTGGTGGCAATCTTGCATGAAAAAATCAGTTTAT GGTATTTTTTTTGATTGCAAGCGTCGACCTGGT gCTTTACATTTTAACAATTGCAATGGGCTTCAATTAAAGGGACTCACTCATTTGAACAGTCCAAGGGCTCatatatcaataaaaaactGCAAAGATGTTATTGTCTCTGATCTTAAGATTAGTGCACCAGATGAAAGCCCAAACACAGATGGAATTGATATTTCCGATTCTACCAGCGTTCAAATTCTACAATCCATCATTGCAACTG GTGATGATTGTGTTGCTATCAACGCTGGTTCATCTTTTATCAATATCACTGGTGTTGTTTGTGGTCCAGGCCATGGTATCAG TATTGGGAGCCTTGGAGATGGTGGAGCTTATGACACTGTTGAGCAAGTACACGTGAAAAATTGTACTTTAAGGGACACTCAAAATGGTGTGAGGATCAAAACATTTCAG GGTTGCTCTGGTTATGCCAGAAAGATCTCGTTTGAGAAAATTGTACTTAGCAATGCTAGAAACCCAATTATCATAAACCAATTCTATCAGGATAAGGGCAAATTTTCGAAAGGAATAATG AAAGCAGGGGCCATTGAAATTAGTGATGTTACATACTCTGATATTCGAGGAACATCGGCCAACGACCAAGCAATCGATCTGAGATGCGACAATGTGGTAGGTTGCAGGAACATAGTAATGCGTAATATCGACATAACACCAGGCGTTGATTGTCCTAAAACCTATACCGTGTGCAATAATGCTCATGGAACTGCCACTGAAACACAGCCTAGAGTTCCTTGCTT GTATAGGTACGGAGACCGTACGGTGACGTGGCGCGGTGCAACACGTGAAGGCGTGGTCCCTGGTGGTGGCGTGGCTCGGCTCGGAGGCGTGGCTTTGGCGCGGAGGCGCTACATACACGCAGGCGTAACACGCGCGAGGGGGAAGGCTGGCTCTGTTGTGGCGCTGGAGGCTGACCCTAGCTGCTAG